The Alistipes sp. ZOR0009 genome has a window encoding:
- a CDS encoding PhoH family protein, whose translation MTIEKLILIEGVDAVELYGPANVFYNKIASYFPKLKIVARGNSIKVYGEEDEIEQFEDRMMTLIDVYSKYSRINELLIEQIFENQELDIAETIDGEVLVYGNNGRMIKARTINQKRLIELYDKNDLLFAVGPAGSGKTYTAIALAVRALKNKEVKRIILTRPAVEAGEKLGYLPGDMKEKLDPYLQPLYDALNDMIPQRKLVTYMEEGTVQIAPLAYMRGRTLDNAFVILDEAQNTTFSQLKMFLTRMGRNAKFIVTGDITQVDLPRKSDSGLGRGMRILSNVKGIGIAEFDVRDIVRHPLVKYIVNAFDAEVEKEEEQRRKRREEE comes from the coding sequence ATGACTATAGAAAAACTAATTCTTATAGAGGGTGTTGATGCCGTAGAACTATACGGTCCAGCAAATGTTTTCTACAATAAAATTGCCAGCTACTTTCCAAAGCTTAAGATCGTTGCGCGAGGAAACAGCATTAAAGTATACGGAGAAGAGGATGAAATAGAGCAATTTGAGGATCGGATGATGACCTTGATTGATGTCTATTCGAAATATTCGCGTATAAACGAGCTGCTTATCGAGCAAATTTTTGAAAATCAGGAACTCGATATTGCCGAAACAATTGATGGAGAGGTCTTGGTTTATGGCAACAATGGGCGAATGATTAAAGCTCGCACAATCAACCAAAAGCGGTTAATCGAACTTTATGATAAGAACGACCTTCTTTTTGCGGTGGGACCTGCAGGTTCTGGTAAAACATATACGGCTATTGCATTGGCCGTTCGCGCTTTAAAGAATAAGGAGGTAAAGCGCATAATTCTAACCCGTCCTGCAGTAGAAGCTGGGGAAAAGCTGGGCTACCTACCTGGCGATATGAAGGAAAAGCTGGATCCTTATCTTCAACCCTTATATGATGCGCTCAACGATATGATTCCTCAGCGTAAGCTCGTTACTTATATGGAGGAGGGTACGGTACAAATAGCACCTTTGGCTTACATGCGAGGTCGTACCTTAGATAATGCATTCGTAATTTTGGATGAAGCGCAGAATACAACTTTTAGCCAGCTAAAAATGTTTCTTACCCGCATGGGACGTAATGCAAAGTTTATCGTTACGGGAGATATTACCCAGGTTGACTTACCTCGAAAGTCTGATTCGGGATTGGGGCGCGGCATGCGAATTTTGAGCAATGTGAAAGGAATTGGAATCGCAGAGTTTGACGTTCGCGATATTGTTAGGCATCCGCTGGTAAAATACATTGTAAATGCATTTGATGCCGAGGTGGAGAAGGAAGAGGAGCAGCGAAGAAAACGTCGCGAAGAGGAATGA
- a CDS encoding NUDIX hydrolase translates to MNMFETHPHQILKYCPKCGSKLFVPQKDNSFTCHSCGFRYYYNAASAVAAIIIDDQGNLLLTKRGIEPKKGTFDLPGGFVSEDESSEEAVVREVREELGVDLLEIKYVKSYANRYEYSGMTVFTNDACFICKIAPDAQLKANDDVADFHWVNPKTFDLTKIGLDSIRRMVADFVASR, encoded by the coding sequence ATGAATATGTTCGAAACTCATCCGCATCAAATATTAAAATACTGCCCAAAATGTGGTTCTAAATTGTTTGTCCCTCAAAAAGATAATTCTTTTACCTGCCATTCTTGCGGTTTTCGCTATTATTATAATGCAGCATCAGCAGTTGCTGCTATTATAATAGATGACCAAGGGAACCTGTTGCTTACCAAACGAGGAATAGAGCCTAAAAAAGGAACTTTTGATTTACCCGGAGGTTTTGTAAGCGAAGACGAATCGTCGGAAGAGGCTGTTGTTAGAGAGGTTCGTGAAGAGTTAGGCGTTGATTTGCTCGAGATAAAGTACGTGAAATCGTACGCTAATCGGTACGAATATAGTGGCATGACAGTGTTTACCAACGATGCTTGCTTTATTTGTAAAATAGCTCCAGATGCGCAGCTGAAAGCAAACGATGATGTTGCTGATTTTCATTGGGTAAATCCCAAAACTTTTGATCTAACGAAAATAGGCTTAGACTCAATCCGAAGAATGGTGGCTGATTTTGTAGCATCCCGCTAG
- a CDS encoding MATE family efflux transporter, which translates to MNRIKDFTKGAIIPQLVKLALPIMATSFVQMAYTMIDIAWLGRLGSAAVAAAGAAGFFVWLAISISLNTRIGVEVGVSQSIGAGQMDKAKMFASTSLTLALGLSILYGIFLFVAAPLLIGFFGMTESITQEGVTFLRITAFSAPFIFLNATFSGIYNASGQSKVPFYVSVVGLVFNIVLDPFLIFGIGFPKMGVAGAALATTLAQGLVTTIFLIEIAGPRKLFKNFRVLVKPQWYYVKMIFKRGFPASLQNSLFALFSMNLARIAAEWGYIGVTTQSVGAQIEAISWNTAQGFSSALSAFVGQNYGARQLGRIRRAYFDTMGIMTVWGLITGTAFVLFGDKIFGIFVPEPAAIASGAVYLRILGYSQLFMVFEIASTGAFTGIGKTLPPSIQSILFTGARIPLALLLTATSLELSGVWWAITISTWCKGIVLPIWFMYTINLLMRQQREKGI; encoded by the coding sequence TTGAATCGGATAAAAGATTTTACGAAGGGAGCAATAATCCCTCAGCTGGTGAAGCTGGCGTTGCCCATTATGGCAACTTCTTTTGTGCAGATGGCCTATACGATGATAGATATCGCTTGGCTAGGACGCTTAGGTAGTGCTGCAGTTGCAGCGGCGGGTGCGGCTGGTTTTTTTGTATGGTTAGCTATTTCTATTTCGCTGAATACGCGTATTGGCGTAGAGGTAGGTGTTTCGCAGTCGATCGGTGCAGGCCAAATGGATAAGGCAAAAATGTTTGCCTCTACGAGCTTAACGTTGGCTTTGGGCCTTTCTATTCTATACGGAATTTTTCTTTTCGTGGCGGCACCTTTGCTAATTGGTTTTTTTGGGATGACGGAGTCTATTACCCAAGAAGGGGTTACCTTTTTACGTATCACCGCGTTTAGTGCTCCATTTATCTTTTTAAACGCCACTTTTTCGGGGATTTACAACGCATCTGGCCAAAGTAAGGTGCCATTTTACGTAAGTGTGGTTGGGTTGGTTTTTAATATTGTGCTCGATCCTTTTCTGATTTTTGGAATAGGATTTCCTAAGATGGGCGTTGCTGGTGCTGCTTTGGCTACTACCTTAGCGCAGGGGCTGGTTACCACCATCTTTCTAATTGAAATAGCAGGCCCTCGTAAGCTGTTTAAAAACTTTAGGGTGCTTGTTAAGCCGCAATGGTACTATGTGAAGATGATTTTTAAGCGTGGCTTTCCTGCCAGCTTACAGAATTCGCTGTTTGCCCTCTTTTCTATGAATCTAGCACGTATTGCTGCAGAATGGGGGTACATTGGTGTTACCACTCAAAGCGTTGGGGCGCAGATTGAAGCTATATCGTGGAATACTGCCCAAGGGTTTTCATCGGCGCTGAGCGCTTTTGTAGGGCAAAACTATGGGGCAAGACAGCTGGGGCGCATACGTCGTGCCTATTTCGATACCATGGGTATAATGACTGTTTGGGGACTTATAACTGGTACCGCTTTTGTGCTGTTTGGCGATAAGATATTTGGCATATTTGTACCAGAACCTGCTGCTATTGCTAGTGGTGCGGTATACCTTCGTATTTTGGGCTACTCGCAGCTATTTATGGTATTCGAAATAGCCTCAACAGGAGCGTTTACTGGAATTGGCAAAACGCTGCCTCCATCTATTCAAAGTATTCTGTTTACAGGAGCGCGCATTCCGTTGGCGTTGCTGCTAACTGCAACTTCTCTCGAACTCTCGGGGGTATGGTGGGCTATAACCATCTCTACCTGGTGTAAGGGGATTGTGCTTCCTATTTGGTTTATGTATACCATCAATCTCCTGATGCGTCAGCAAAGAGAGAAGGGTATATAG
- a CDS encoding GNAT family N-acetyltransferase yields the protein MGSKRTELIPFHFKYTMEHLLQLTSQNIENEHICCAFSDKKCGEGYLLKKRWLQEEFCKDYTFVRLDARAKVFIEYGPAEMGWMPVVAPGYLLLGCFWVSGQHKGKGYAKKLLQHAIDAAKAQGKSGLVAVVGKRKLPFMGDGKWLLRQGFEACDTLDSGFELLTLKIDKDASSPRFAPSAIKGTPTTNNGFVAYYSNRCPFTEYHVNTSLVEAVQKRAIPLTIVKLETMEQAQMAPSPATIFSLYYNGKFIATDISICLDSRMDKMLKG from the coding sequence ATGGGAAGTAAGAGGACAGAACTTATACCATTTCATTTTAAGTATACCATGGAGCACCTACTTCAGTTAACCTCTCAAAACATCGAAAACGAGCATATTTGCTGCGCCTTTTCGGACAAAAAATGCGGTGAAGGCTACCTGCTAAAAAAGCGGTGGCTACAGGAGGAATTTTGCAAGGACTATACGTTTGTTCGACTCGATGCCAGAGCAAAGGTATTTATAGAGTACGGCCCTGCTGAAATGGGATGGATGCCCGTTGTCGCACCGGGCTACCTGCTGTTGGGCTGCTTTTGGGTGTCTGGACAGCATAAAGGGAAAGGTTATGCCAAGAAGCTGCTACAGCACGCAATCGACGCTGCCAAGGCACAAGGTAAAAGCGGACTTGTAGCGGTTGTCGGAAAAAGAAAGCTTCCTTTTATGGGAGATGGCAAATGGCTTCTACGTCAAGGTTTCGAGGCGTGCGACACGCTAGATTCGGGTTTCGAGCTACTTACGCTAAAGATTGATAAAGATGCATCGTCTCCTCGCTTTGCACCATCCGCGATAAAGGGAACACCTACTACCAACAATGGTTTTGTTGCCTACTACTCCAACCGCTGCCCCTTTACCGAATACCACGTTAACACCTCGCTGGTTGAAGCAGTCCAAAAAAGGGCAATTCCGCTGACCATCGTTAAGCTAGAAACCATGGAGCAGGCACAGATGGCTCCCTCTCCTGCCACCATATTTAGCCTATACTACAACGGTAAGTTTATAGCTACCGATATCAGCATTTGCCTAGATAGCCGGATGGATAAAATGCTAAAAGGTTAA
- the queD gene encoding 6-carboxytetrahydropterin synthase QueD, with amino-acid sequence MKAKTIKVTKIFTFDSAHKLDDYEGKCRHLHGHTYKLEVTLQGALSGNGMVFDFSLLKKVVTEKVINQLDHKYLNEIFDFNPTSENIAIWVFEQIADNIKTTSCWLEGIRLWETATSFVELTRNDFE; translated from the coding sequence ATGAAGGCTAAAACAATAAAAGTTACCAAAATATTTACCTTCGACAGTGCCCACAAGTTGGATGATTACGAAGGAAAATGCCGCCATCTGCATGGACATACCTACAAGCTTGAGGTTACTTTGCAAGGCGCACTATCAGGCAATGGAATGGTTTTTGACTTTTCGTTGCTTAAAAAAGTGGTTACCGAAAAGGTTATCAACCAACTCGACCACAAGTATCTGAATGAAATATTCGATTTTAACCCAACTAGCGAAAATATTGCTATTTGGGTTTTTGAACAAATTGCGGACAATATTAAAACAACCAGCTGCTGGCTTGAGGGGATTCGACTGTGGGAAACCGCAACCAGCTTTGTAGAGCTGACCAGAAACGACTTTGAGTAG
- a CDS encoding DEAD/DEAH box helicase yields the protein MPAYKKSIKMSSSDTNKKNAFVVVLTQHRVLGNILVPVLVTTIADKIYSISENLHGKKPELFNLNATEAELLKICNEYFDQPLAKKFAKAKNTKEFIEKMDAALLETHIRPYIEKRLLKVATILAGNPEIPLYFKDKKYNNIYEDNRIAVEPAAALPIFNFSLSNDGLEYHISAQVGNRTLSLTSRHIEIVSNNPSLLQINSTLFRFETIDSKKLTPFFTKPSIVIPTTTVRKYMETFVLNAVKSQVVKAVGFDIVEPKVPAVPVLTLEKGLDGKATLSLKFSYENRDFYSGSKTEPLVTFRADQKRFVFTKYERDTATELRVEESLTNHGLIHQTGASYAIAGNAEFDAEKSTIKTVEWLNQNYNKLSKQGIKVGQNTDGSPFYLGECSSMLAAQSDSVGFTIKGGIRFGNDFISLSKIRKNVIKGQKIVELDSGKLAVIPQKWFQAHRQLLVFGREADGFLHLQKQHFSLVEGLEGIDQSEIEALKRYSEDNLEKTEKSISGVNATLRDYQKLGFAWLKYLHLNNFGGCLADDMGLGKTLQTISLIQHCKDNFTYQRAASIKPAASLDLFSTIEIDEPTINSQPVSLIVVPTSLVHNWRNELRKFAPSIKIYEHTGTNRTKSPSAFAPYDVIITTFGTVRNDIDLLRKFEFYYLIVDESQTIKNPDSATYKACMEIKSQHRLSLSGTPIENGLTDLWAQMNFLNKGLLGNLSLFKEQYVVPIEKYNHHGRQEKLKNLIEPFILRRTKEKVASELPEVTELEIFCEMSENQRSLYEQEKELAHQKMLEELQTGDQKRARFVFLQLLTKLRQIANHPNLAGYEGYGDSGKFEEITRNIENVIDEGHKVLVFSSFVQHLKLVAQHLEDSRISYNMLTGSTTNRQEIVEKFKKDSDIKVFLISLKAGGVGLNLTEADYVFIIDPWWNPAAENQAISRSHRIGQENRVFAYRFITTDSIEERIMELQRQKSELADIFVNSNNPLSKISEELLLQLF from the coding sequence TTGCCTGCTTATAAGAAGTCCATAAAAATGTCGTCATCCGATACCAATAAAAAGAACGCCTTTGTTGTTGTGCTCACCCAGCATAGGGTGCTAGGCAACATTTTAGTCCCCGTATTAGTAACCACCATTGCCGATAAAATTTACTCCATATCAGAGAATTTACACGGCAAAAAACCTGAACTTTTCAACCTTAATGCAACAGAAGCGGAACTTCTAAAAATATGTAACGAGTATTTTGATCAACCCTTAGCAAAAAAGTTTGCCAAAGCCAAAAACACCAAAGAGTTTATAGAAAAGATGGATGCTGCCCTTTTGGAAACACACATCCGCCCTTACATAGAGAAGAGGCTGCTAAAGGTTGCAACCATTTTAGCTGGAAACCCTGAAATTCCGCTCTACTTTAAGGACAAAAAGTACAACAACATCTACGAAGACAACCGCATTGCTGTAGAACCAGCAGCAGCCCTTCCTATATTCAACTTTTCGCTATCGAACGATGGGCTAGAGTACCATATCAGCGCGCAGGTTGGCAACCGTACGCTTAGCCTAACCTCTAGGCATATCGAAATTGTGTCCAACAACCCTTCGTTACTGCAGATTAACAGCACGCTCTTTCGCTTCGAAACAATAGATAGTAAAAAGCTGACACCCTTTTTTACGAAACCTAGCATCGTTATTCCCACAACTACAGTACGCAAGTACATGGAAACATTTGTGCTTAATGCTGTCAAGAGCCAAGTCGTAAAAGCGGTAGGTTTTGACATTGTAGAGCCTAAAGTTCCAGCAGTCCCCGTACTAACACTCGAAAAAGGGTTAGATGGAAAAGCAACGCTATCGCTTAAGTTCAGCTACGAAAATCGCGATTTCTATTCTGGCTCAAAAACAGAACCGCTGGTAACCTTTCGTGCCGATCAAAAACGCTTTGTGTTTACCAAGTACGAACGCGATACCGCCACAGAACTTCGGGTGGAAGAAAGCCTTACCAACCATGGTCTAATCCACCAAACTGGCGCATCATATGCAATTGCAGGTAATGCCGAATTTGATGCCGAAAAATCAACTATAAAGACAGTTGAATGGCTCAATCAGAACTACAATAAACTTAGTAAGCAAGGAATTAAGGTTGGACAAAATACGGATGGTTCGCCATTTTACCTAGGAGAATGCAGCTCGATGCTTGCGGCTCAAAGCGACAGCGTTGGGTTTACTATCAAGGGAGGTATCCGATTCGGAAACGATTTTATTTCGCTATCCAAAATTCGAAAAAACGTTATTAAGGGACAAAAAATAGTGGAGCTAGACAGCGGAAAGCTGGCTGTAATACCACAAAAATGGTTCCAAGCACATCGTCAGCTGCTTGTATTTGGACGCGAGGCAGACGGCTTTTTACACCTCCAAAAGCAACACTTCTCGCTTGTAGAAGGTCTGGAAGGAATAGATCAAAGCGAAATAGAGGCATTAAAACGATACTCTGAAGATAACTTAGAAAAAACAGAAAAAAGTATTTCAGGCGTTAATGCCACCCTACGCGACTATCAGAAGTTGGGATTTGCGTGGCTTAAATACCTGCACTTAAACAATTTTGGAGGATGTCTTGCCGACGATATGGGTTTAGGGAAAACGCTACAAACCATATCTCTTATACAGCATTGCAAGGATAATTTCACCTACCAGCGAGCAGCATCTATAAAGCCTGCAGCATCTCTAGATCTGTTTAGCACAATAGAGATAGATGAACCAACAATCAACAGTCAGCCTGTAAGCCTTATTGTAGTACCAACTTCGCTAGTTCATAACTGGAGAAACGAACTACGCAAATTTGCTCCTTCCATAAAGATATATGAACATACAGGAACCAACAGAACTAAAAGCCCATCGGCATTTGCCCCTTACGATGTTATTATCACCACCTTTGGAACTGTTAGAAATGATATAGACCTGCTCCGCAAGTTTGAGTTTTACTACCTTATTGTTGACGAAAGCCAGACCATCAAAAATCCAGACTCCGCAACTTACAAGGCCTGCATGGAGATAAAATCTCAGCACCGCTTATCGCTATCTGGTACCCCTATTGAAAATGGGCTAACAGATTTATGGGCACAAATGAACTTCCTTAACAAAGGATTGCTTGGTAATCTTTCGCTTTTTAAAGAGCAGTACGTTGTTCCTATCGAAAAATATAACCACCACGGAAGACAAGAAAAGCTCAAAAATTTAATAGAACCTTTCATCCTAAGAAGAACAAAGGAAAAAGTAGCATCTGAACTACCAGAAGTAACCGAGTTGGAGATTTTCTGCGAAATGAGCGAAAACCAACGTTCGCTTTACGAACAGGAAAAGGAGCTTGCGCATCAAAAAATGCTAGAAGAGCTCCAAACTGGCGATCAAAAACGTGCTCGTTTTGTATTCCTTCAGCTGCTAACCAAACTTCGCCAAATAGCCAACCATCCTAACCTTGCGGGATATGAAGGCTATGGAGATTCTGGAAAATTTGAGGAAATCACCCGTAATATCGAAAACGTTATTGATGAGGGGCATAAAGTTTTAGTATTTTCCTCTTTTGTTCAGCACTTAAAGCTAGTTGCTCAGCATCTTGAAGATTCGAGAATCAGCTATAACATGCTCACCGGTAGCACTACTAATCGGCAGGAAATTGTAGAAAAATTCAAGAAGGATAGCGATATCAAGGTTTTCCTAATTTCTCTCAAAGCAGGAGGTGTTGGACTAAACCTTACCGAAGCCGACTACGTATTCATCATAGATCCTTGGTGGAACCCTGCAGCAGAAAACCAAGCAATTAGCCGTTCGCATCGCATTGGACAAGAAAATCGAGTATTCGCCTACCGCTTTATTACGACAGATTCCATCGAAGAGCGGATAATGGAGCTACAACGACAGAAATCTGAACTGGCAGATATATTTGTCAACAGCAACAATCCCCTTTCAAAGATATCAGAAGAACTACTACTTCAACTTTTTTAA
- a CDS encoding phosphoribosylaminoimidazolesuccinocarboxamide synthase — translation MAKALVSTDFSFPAQSNVYKGKVRDVYTINEEFMVMVVSDRISAFDVVLPKGIPFKGQVLNQIAAKFLDATADIVPNWKIATPDPMVTVGVKCETYPVEMIVRGYLCGSAWRDYKAGNRVLCGIEIPEGMAENQRFPEPLVTPTTKAEQGAHDENISKEEIIAKGLVSKEEYEQLEKYAIALFKRGSEMAAQRGLILVDTKYEFGKKDNQIYLIDEIHTPDSSRYFYADSYQELFDKKHPQRQLSKEFVREWLMENGFMGKEGQAIPEMSDEFVQSVSDRYIELYESIVGEAFVKASDDDGLESRIENNVDNFLKRLI, via the coding sequence ATGGCTAAAGCGCTTGTATCTACCGATTTTTCTTTTCCTGCACAGTCTAACGTGTACAAGGGAAAGGTTAGAGATGTTTATACCATCAACGAAGAGTTCATGGTAATGGTGGTTTCTGACCGTATTTCGGCATTCGATGTGGTTCTTCCTAAAGGAATTCCTTTCAAAGGGCAGGTGTTGAACCAAATTGCGGCAAAATTTTTGGATGCAACGGCGGATATCGTTCCAAACTGGAAAATCGCTACGCCCGATCCTATGGTAACCGTAGGGGTTAAATGCGAAACCTATCCGGTTGAGATGATCGTTCGGGGATATCTTTGCGGTAGTGCTTGGCGCGATTATAAGGCTGGAAATCGAGTTCTTTGTGGAATTGAAATTCCAGAAGGAATGGCAGAAAATCAGCGTTTCCCAGAGCCGCTTGTGACACCAACAACGAAGGCAGAGCAAGGTGCTCACGATGAGAATATCTCTAAGGAAGAAATCATTGCCAAGGGATTGGTTTCTAAGGAGGAGTATGAGCAGTTAGAAAAGTATGCGATAGCCCTTTTTAAAAGAGGAAGCGAGATGGCTGCGCAGCGTGGACTTATTTTGGTTGATACCAAATATGAGTTTGGGAAAAAGGACAATCAGATTTACCTGATTGACGAAATTCACACACCCGATTCTTCTCGTTACTTTTATGCCGATTCCTACCAAGAACTTTTCGATAAAAAGCATCCACAACGACAGCTATCGAAGGAGTTTGTTCGTGAATGGCTTATGGAAAATGGCTTTATGGGTAAAGAAGGGCAGGCTATACCAGAGATGAGCGATGAGTTTGTTCAGTCTGTTTCTGATCGGTACATTGAACTTTACGAGAGTATTGTTGGTGAGGCTTTTGTCAAGGCTTCTGACGATGACGGTTTAGAGTCTCGTATTGAGAATAACGTCGATAATTTCTTAAAAAGGTTGATCTAA
- a CDS encoding LysM peptidoglycan-binding domain-containing protein, translating into MKRYLVIPFAAAILVSGAVYSQNDSVAVKVSKEKVKISGKFYYIHTVKPGETLYSIARAYQIAQAAIIESNPELYKGVKAGNSLKIPVVQDLKNPNPNKDTYHIVKKGETLYAISRAYNVPVDVLSKLNMLQNTSVKENQSLYIPNSKNVKLDERTSSMLQENIKPETKEVKGKGKAAHEVQPKESVYSISRKYNITVKELTDANPGLEADGPKVGQTLVIPATSKVVEKQDEKIDKPTSAIKEPKSFKHDPSKPFNVVLMLPMSIANGGDTLGKNSVRRQEDMLQYYQGTLLALDSLKNRGVSVNLTVVDTKNDQDKEALNRALKNPALKSADLIIGPVYRPAVLAVAPFAEKYSIPMVSPLSIIDEDVVQNPYLIQVATDNEVIVKKTVEYAKRNDGRTVLVVPADGSDAKMVKEFKTLLKDKLPELSYRQGGYAQNQREALKSKLVSGKKNRFVVLSNNEVFVLDFLQNLSIAAKGYEVEVLGTSKWQKFTSIDMAYMHDCNVEIFLANHVDYAESGAKSFVRNFRNFYKTEPNNYAFRGFDVAYYFIDVMKSYGTDFIGALPSISKPNIQTPFHFVKAAEKGGYINKDAVLIKHTENFRVVKVK; encoded by the coding sequence ATGAAGAGATACTTGGTGATTCCTTTTGCTGCAGCAATCCTAGTTAGCGGTGCCGTTTATAGCCAAAACGACTCTGTGGCGGTTAAGGTTTCGAAGGAAAAGGTTAAGATTTCGGGTAAATTTTACTACATCCATACGGTTAAACCCGGCGAGACGCTTTATAGTATTGCTCGTGCCTACCAAATAGCTCAAGCCGCCATTATCGAGAGCAATCCAGAGCTATATAAGGGTGTAAAGGCGGGAAATTCGCTTAAGATTCCTGTTGTACAGGATCTAAAAAATCCAAACCCCAACAAGGATACCTACCATATTGTCAAGAAGGGAGAGACGCTTTATGCCATTTCTCGGGCGTACAATGTTCCTGTTGACGTTCTTTCGAAGCTGAACATGCTCCAAAATACGAGCGTAAAGGAAAATCAGTCGTTGTATATTCCCAACTCGAAAAATGTGAAGTTGGATGAGAGAACATCCAGCATGCTTCAGGAAAATATTAAGCCAGAAACTAAAGAGGTAAAAGGCAAGGGAAAAGCAGCTCACGAGGTGCAACCTAAAGAATCCGTTTATTCTATTTCTAGAAAGTACAATATAACTGTAAAGGAGCTAACTGATGCCAATCCTGGATTAGAAGCGGATGGTCCAAAGGTTGGGCAGACCCTTGTTATCCCAGCTACTTCAAAAGTGGTAGAAAAGCAGGATGAAAAGATCGATAAACCAACTTCTGCGATTAAGGAACCTAAATCCTTTAAGCACGATCCGAGTAAGCCTTTTAACGTTGTGCTAATGCTGCCTATGAGCATTGCAAACGGAGGCGATACCCTCGGAAAAAATAGCGTACGCCGTCAGGAGGATATGCTGCAGTACTATCAAGGTACCTTGCTTGCCTTAGACTCGCTAAAGAATAGGGGTGTTTCTGTTAATTTGACCGTAGTTGATACTAAGAATGATCAAGATAAGGAGGCGTTGAATAGAGCCCTAAAAAATCCGGCACTCAAATCGGCCGATTTGATTATTGGCCCAGTTTATCGCCCTGCGGTGCTTGCAGTCGCTCCTTTTGCCGAGAAGTATAGCATTCCCATGGTTTCGCCTCTTTCTATAATTGATGAGGATGTGGTGCAAAACCCTTACCTTATTCAGGTGGCAACCGACAACGAGGTGATTGTAAAAAAGACGGTAGAGTATGCCAAGCGTAACGATGGACGAACGGTTTTGGTTGTTCCGGCTGATGGTTCTGATGCTAAAATGGTTAAGGAATTCAAGACATTACTAAAGGATAAGCTTCCCGAACTTTCGTACCGTCAGGGAGGATATGCGCAAAACCAGCGCGAGGCCCTAAAGTCTAAGTTGGTAAGCGGAAAAAAGAACCGATTTGTAGTATTATCTAATAATGAGGTTTTTGTTCTCGACTTTCTTCAAAACCTTTCCATTGCGGCAAAAGGATACGAGGTGGAGGTGTTAGGAACCTCAAAATGGCAGAAGTTTACTAGTATAGACATGGCCTATATGCACGATTGCAACGTGGAGATTTTCCTTGCAAACCATGTTGACTATGCCGAATCGGGGGCCAAATCGTTTGTTCGTAACTTCCGTAATTTTTACAAAACAGAACCCAATAACTACGCCTTTAGAGGTTTTGATGTGGCCTACTACTTTATTGATGTCATGAAAAGCTATGGGACAGACTTTATAGGCGCTCTTCCTAGCATAAGTAAGCCTAACATTCAAACCCCATTCCATTTTGTGAAAGCTGCCGAAAAGGGGGGGTACATTAATAAGGATGCGGTTTTAATTAAGCATACCGAAAATTTTCGGGTGGTTAAAGTGAAGTAG
- a CDS encoding cysteine hydrolase family protein produces MRTFFLFLFISLIAFTSNAQKRALLVIDVQNFYFSGPNALVNPDSAAQTAAILLKHFRENGELVVHVKHEAKVGEDIHSSVIPKEGEMVIKKMKVNSFSGTDLDQYLRKNGITELVVCGMMTHMCVEAAFRAATDLGYKCTLVADACATRDLMFGGVAIPAKMVHHSTLASLTYYGKVLTLDEFLKQQKK; encoded by the coding sequence ATGAGGACGTTTTTTCTTTTTTTATTCATCTCGCTAATCGCTTTTACCTCAAATGCGCAGAAGCGTGCATTGCTGGTTATCGATGTTCAAAACTTTTACTTTTCTGGCCCAAATGCTCTGGTTAATCCAGATTCTGCTGCACAGACAGCTGCAATTCTTTTGAAACACTTTAGGGAAAATGGAGAGTTGGTTGTGCATGTAAAGCACGAAGCTAAGGTCGGGGAAGACATTCACTCTTCAGTTATTCCTAAAGAAGGAGAGATGGTGATTAAAAAAATGAAGGTAAACAGCTTTAGTGGGACCGATCTAGATCAGTATTTGAGAAAGAATGGGATTACAGAGTTGGTGGTGTGTGGAATGATGACGCACATGTGCGTTGAAGCTGCATTTAGAGCAGCAACAGATCTTGGCTACAAGTGTACGTTGGTTGCAGATGCATGCGCCACAAGAGATTTGATGTTTGGAGGAGTTGCTATTCCGGCCAAAATGGTACACCATTCTACGTTAGCGTCGCTAACCTACTATGGTAAGGTATTGACTTTAGATGAATTTCTAAAGCAGCAGAAGAAGTAA